A window of the Alnus glutinosa chromosome 4, dhAlnGlut1.1, whole genome shotgun sequence genome harbors these coding sequences:
- the LOC133867103 gene encoding uncharacterized protein LOC133867103 isoform X1: protein MDMGEESSSSSSYSSSSNNASVIDSSNIGFKLLKKHGWKEGTGLGASEQGRLEPVQTYLKNNKHGLGAVSNEKNVLSVSIQSAYCEVCKINCNAKSVLDKHKLGKKHKKNLEKLNNATASAQSSAESDNPAIGSQEPPDIGDKGEAVDLQNSRKKATEPVEDLETKRRKVLQGGAAAEAVRTCAMCNVVCNSEAVFNSHLAGQKHADMMKKHAGEVLQRDGDKGEAVDLQNSRKKAVEPVEPVEDLETKRRKVLQGGAAAEAVRTCAMCNVVCNSETVFNSHLAGQKHADMMKKHAGERIGF, encoded by the exons ATGGACATGGGAGAGGAATCATCCTCTTCTTcgtcttattcttcttcttcaaataaTGCTTCTGTCATAGACTCATCCAACATTGGTTTTAAG CTACTGAAGAAGCACGGTTGGAAAGAAGGTACCGGTCTTGGGGCTTCCGAGCAG GGTAGGTTGGAGCCTGTTCAAACATATTTAAAGAACAATAAACATGGCCTGGGAGCAGTGTCTAATGAGAAAAATGTCCTG AGTGTGTCAATACAATCTGCATATTGTGAAGTTTGCAAAATCAATTGCAACGCCAAGAGTGTACTGGACAAACATAAGTTGGGAAAGAAACACAAGAAGAACCTTGAGAAATTAAATAATGCTACTGCCTCTGCCCAAAGTTCTGCAGAATCAGATAATCCTGCAATTGGGTCACAAGAACCGCCTGATATCGGTGATAAGGGCGAAGCTGTTGATTTGCAAAATAGTAGGAAGAAGGCAACAGAGCCTGTAGAGGATTTGGAAACAAAGAGACGGAAGGTTCTTCAAGGTGGGGCGGCAGCCGAAGCAGTAAGGACATGTGCAATGTGTAATGTTGTGTGTAATAGTGAGGCGGTCTTTAATTCTCATCTTGCTGGACAAAAGCATGCTGATATGATGAAGAAACATGCAGGTGAGGTTCTTCAAAGAGACGGTGATAAGGGCGAAGCCGTTGATTTGCAAAATAGTAGGAAGAAGGCAGTAGAGCCTGTAGAGCCTGTAGAGGATTTGGAAACAAAGAGACGGAAGGTTCTTCAAGGTGGGGCGGCAGCCGAAGCAGTAAGGACATGTGCAATGTGTAATGTTGTGTGTAATAGTGAGACGGTCTTTAATTCTCATCTTGCAGGACAAAAGCATGCTGATATGATGAAGAAACATGCAGGTGAGAGAATCGGCTTTTAA
- the LOC133867103 gene encoding uncharacterized protein LOC133867103 isoform X2, translating into MDMGEESSSSSSYSSSSNNASVIDSSNIGFKLLKKHGWKEGTGLGASEQGRLEPVQTYLKNNKHGLGAVSNEKNVLSVSIQSAYCEVCKINCNAKSVLDKHKLGKKHKKNLEKLNNATASAQSSAESDNPAIGSQEPPDIGDKGEAVDLQNSRKKATEPVEDLETKRRKVLQGGAAAEAVRTCAMCNVVCNSEAVFNSHLAGQKHADMMKKHAGEVLQRDGDKGEAVDLQNSRKKAVEPVEPVEDLETKRRKVLQGGAAAEAVRESAFNMSDEKRVFVSAAKYV; encoded by the exons ATGGACATGGGAGAGGAATCATCCTCTTCTTcgtcttattcttcttcttcaaataaTGCTTCTGTCATAGACTCATCCAACATTGGTTTTAAG CTACTGAAGAAGCACGGTTGGAAAGAAGGTACCGGTCTTGGGGCTTCCGAGCAG GGTAGGTTGGAGCCTGTTCAAACATATTTAAAGAACAATAAACATGGCCTGGGAGCAGTGTCTAATGAGAAAAATGTCCTG AGTGTGTCAATACAATCTGCATATTGTGAAGTTTGCAAAATCAATTGCAACGCCAAGAGTGTACTGGACAAACATAAGTTGGGAAAGAAACACAAGAAGAACCTTGAGAAATTAAATAATGCTACTGCCTCTGCCCAAAGTTCTGCAGAATCAGATAATCCTGCAATTGGGTCACAAGAACCGCCTGATATCGGTGATAAGGGCGAAGCTGTTGATTTGCAAAATAGTAGGAAGAAGGCAACAGAGCCTGTAGAGGATTTGGAAACAAAGAGACGGAAGGTTCTTCAAGGTGGGGCGGCAGCCGAAGCAGTAAGGACATGTGCAATGTGTAATGTTGTGTGTAATAGTGAGGCGGTCTTTAATTCTCATCTTGCTGGACAAAAGCATGCTGATATGATGAAGAAACATGCAGGTGAGGTTCTTCAAAGAGACGGTGATAAGGGCGAAGCCGTTGATTTGCAAAATAGTAGGAAGAAGGCAGTAGAGCCTGTAGAGCCTGTAGAGGATTTGGAAACAAAGAGACGGAAGGTTCTTCAAGGTGGGGCGGCAGCCGAAGCA GTGAGAGAATCGGCTTTTAACATGTCGGATGAGAAACGAGTTTTCGTATCCGCGGCTAAATACGTGTAG
- the LOC133866900 gene encoding mitochondrial intermembrane space import and assembly protein 40 homolog, with the protein MGQVQSEVAAAVDQGEQISSAAPPDPQAAPAATATSTASSMESLIAEAAAYGSDENESVDAQAQKALECPCIADLRSGPCGVQFSEAFLCFLKSSAEEKGSDCVHPFVALQNCIKANPNAFSKDILEEDEVQKEEEPTHEYKIIPPIWSKESPSPKSKL; encoded by the exons ATGGGTCAAGTTCAGAGCGAGGTTGCAGCAGCAGTAGATCAAGGAGAGCAGATATCCTCCGCGGCACCACCCGACCCTCAAGCTGCTCCGGCTGCTACTGCTACCAGTACTGCTTCCTCCATGGAATCCCTTATTGCCG AAGCTGCTGCATATGGAAGCGATGAGAATGAG tCTGTTGATGCGCAGGCGCAGAAAGCATTAGAATGCCCTTGCATAGCTGATCTTCGTAGTGGTCCGTGTGGTGTCCAATTTTCGGAGGCATTCCTTTGTTTCCTCAAGAGTAGCGCCGAGGAAAAG GGCTCAGACTGTGTGCATCCATTCGTGGCGTTGCAGAATTGTATCAAAGCCAACCCCAATGCCTTTTCTAAAGACATTTTAGAAGAGGATGAAGTCCAGAAAGAGGAAGAGCCAACCCACGAGTACAAAATCATCCCCCCTATATGGTCCAAGGAATCCCCAAGTCCAAAATCCAAGCTCTAA
- the LOC133866899 gene encoding uncharacterized protein LOC133866899, with product MALAAASASCTRSYSSQLLPRLKFSTLAFPSSSFSYSSSASYGITIPCLPTQHTSSSSIRMAAAKRKDSNGVPAVQGKAEEQKEEQVVEEEEDLPWIQEKALDLVEFTGSVTQAIPGPRVGSSSLPWILALPLAYAGLTFVVAFVKTVKKFTSPREKRRRLINKNAMLCKSIDEFFHKGSDNFKLDDALKELEKKTDFGMEEILRKYIRYALNEKPFNPELVANLIELRKASALADSQVAEILNEISGRIVRDKGPVVLDVSGYSEKGFKRKIAVQVLFGKIFYLSELPEFCSRDSSLIVKETFGVTDEDADKLRIHTLSEAGDMDSLEKMVEGSNSEDSSEG from the exons ATGGCTCTCGCTGCTGCTTCTGCTTCTTGCACTCGTTCTTATTCTTCTCAATTGCTTCCCCGCCTTAAGTTTTCCACATTGGccttcccttcttcttctttttcttactcTTCTTCTGCTTCGTATGGTATTACAATCCCTTGTTTGCCCACACAACACACAAGTTCCTCCTCAATTCGCATGGCGGCGGCGAAGAGGAAAGATTCGAATGGAGTCCCAGCGGTGCAAGGGAAAGCGGAGGAGCAGAAAGAAGAACAAGTggtggaggaggaagaggaCTTGCCTTGGATTCAGGAGAAGGCATTGGACCTGGTCGAGTTCACTGGCTCCGTCACTCAGGCCATTCCTGGCCCTAGAGTCGGCTCCAGCTCCTTGCCCTGGATTCTCGCTCTTCCTCTGGCCTATGCGGGCCTCACTTTCGTTGTCGCCTTCGTCAAGACCGTCAAGAAGTTCACTTCCCCAAGAGAAAAACGCAGGAGACTG aTTAATAAAAATGCTATGCTTTGCAAATCAATTGATGAGTTCTTTCACAAGGGAAGCGATAACTTCAAACTTGATGATGCTCTCAAGGAGCTTGAGAAAAAG ACTGATTTTGGGATGGAGGAAATTCTGCGCAAGTACATTCGGTATGCTTTGAATGAGAAGCCCTTCAACCCCGAGTTGGTCGCCAATTTAATTGAGCTTAGGAAAGCTTCTGCGTTGGCTGACTCCCAGGTTGCTGagattttaaatgaaatttccGGACGGATTGTGCGAGATAAAG GCCCAGTTGTCCTGGATGTGTCAGGTTATTCGGAAAAGGGTTTCAAGAGAAAAATTGCTGTTCAGGTTCTATTTGGAAAGATTTTCTATCTGTCTGAG CTCCCGGAGTTCTGCTCAAGAGACAGCTCCTTGATCGTCAAAGAAACTTTTGGGGTTACAGA TGAAGATGCAGACAAACTTAGGATACACACACTCTCTGAAGCTGGTGATATGGATTCGCTTGAGAAGATGGTTGAAGGTTCAAATTCAGAAGATTCCAGTGAGGGATGA
- the LOC133866998 gene encoding phytochrome-associated serine/threonine-protein phosphatase: MDLDQWISKVKEGQHLLEDELQLLCEYVKEILIEESNVQPVNSPVTVCGDIHGQFHDLMKLFQTGGHVPETNYIFMGDFVDRGYNSLEVFTILLLLKARYPANITLLRGNHESRQLTQVYGFYDECQRKYGNANAWRYCTDVFDYLTLSAIIDGTVLCVHGGLSPDIRTVDQIRVIERNCEIPHEGPFCDLMWSDPEDIETWAVSPRGAGWLFGSRVTSEFNHINNLDLVCRAHQLVQEGLKYMFQDKGLVTVWSAPNYCYRCGNVASILSFNENMEREVKFFTETEENNQMRGPRTGVPYFL; this comes from the exons ATGGATTTGGACCAGTGGATCTCGAAGGTAAAGGAGGGTCAGCATCTCTTGGAAGACGAGCTTCAACTCCTCTGCGAATAC GTGAAAGAGATCCTGATTGAGGAGTCCAATGTACAGCCAGTCAATAGTCCTGTCACTGTCTGTGGTGATATCCATGGTCAGTTTCATGATCTAATGAAACTTTTCCAGACAGGGGGTCATGTACCGGAGACAAATTACATATTTATG GGGGATTTTGTTGATCGGGGTTACAATAGTCTTGAAGTTTTCACCATCCTCTTGCTTCTTAAAGCTAG ATACCCAGCAAATATTACCCTTTTGCGTGGAAACCATGAAAGCAGGCAGCTAACCCAG GTATATGGTTTTTATGATGAGTGCCAAAGGAAGTACGGAAATGCTAATGCGTGGCGGTATTGTACAGATGTTTTTGACTATCTAACGCTCTCAGCGATTATTGATGGAACT GTGCTTTGTGTTCATGGTGGTCTTTCTCCTGACATTCGAACAGTTGATcag ATAAGGGTGATAGAACGAAATTGTGAAATTCCACATGAGGGGCCATTTTGTGATCTCATGTGGAGTGATCCTGAAGATATTGAAACATGGGCAGTTAGTCCCCGTGGAGCAGGTTGGCTTTTTGGGTCCAGGGTCACGTCTGAG TTCAATCACATAAACAATCTGGATCTGGTTTGTCGAGCACACCAACTTGTACAGGAAGGCCTTAAGTACATGTTCCAAGATAAAGGCTTAGTAACT GTGTGGTCTGCACCAAATTACTGTTATCGTTGTGGGAACGTAGCTTCTATATTGAGCTTCAATGAGAATATG GAGAGAGAAGTGAAGTTTTTCACTGAAACAGAGGAGAACAACCAGATGAGAGGGCCCAGGACAGGAGTCCCCTATTTCTTGTGA
- the LOC133867103 gene encoding uncharacterized protein LOC133867103 isoform X3: MDMGEESSSSSSYSSSSNNASVIDSSNIGFKLLKKHGWKEGTGLGASEQGRLEPVQTYLKNNKHGLGAVSNEKNVLSVSIQSAYCEVCKINCNAKSVLDKHKLGKKHKKNLEKLNNATASAQSSAESDNPAIGSQEPPDIGDKGEAVDLQNSRKKATEPVEDLETKRRKVLQGGAAAEAVRTCAMCNVVCNSEAVFNSHLAGQKHADMMKKHAGEVLQRDGDKGEAVDLQNSRKKAVEPVEPVEDLETKRRKVLQGGAAAEADKSMLI; this comes from the exons ATGGACATGGGAGAGGAATCATCCTCTTCTTcgtcttattcttcttcttcaaataaTGCTTCTGTCATAGACTCATCCAACATTGGTTTTAAG CTACTGAAGAAGCACGGTTGGAAAGAAGGTACCGGTCTTGGGGCTTCCGAGCAG GGTAGGTTGGAGCCTGTTCAAACATATTTAAAGAACAATAAACATGGCCTGGGAGCAGTGTCTAATGAGAAAAATGTCCTG AGTGTGTCAATACAATCTGCATATTGTGAAGTTTGCAAAATCAATTGCAACGCCAAGAGTGTACTGGACAAACATAAGTTGGGAAAGAAACACAAGAAGAACCTTGAGAAATTAAATAATGCTACTGCCTCTGCCCAAAGTTCTGCAGAATCAGATAATCCTGCAATTGGGTCACAAGAACCGCCTGATATCGGTGATAAGGGCGAAGCTGTTGATTTGCAAAATAGTAGGAAGAAGGCAACAGAGCCTGTAGAGGATTTGGAAACAAAGAGACGGAAGGTTCTTCAAGGTGGGGCGGCAGCCGAAGCAGTAAGGACATGTGCAATGTGTAATGTTGTGTGTAATAGTGAGGCGGTCTTTAATTCTCATCTTGCTGGACAAAAGCATGCTGATATGATGAAGAAACATGCAGGTGAGGTTCTTCAAAGAGACGGTGATAAGGGCGAAGCCGTTGATTTGCAAAATAGTAGGAAGAAGGCAGTAGAGCCTGTAGAGCCTGTAGAGGATTTGGAAACAAAGAGACGGAAGGTTCTTCAAGGTGGGGCGGCAGCCGAAGCA GACAAAAGCATGCTGATATGA
- the LOC133866997 gene encoding uncharacterized protein LOC133866997 translates to MMHQHHRLGLGKLLNLLPVVLYPNQCAVRTSIRKSTATMATEPMPKPPLAKKVEHVMEMFGDARIDNYYWLRDDSRTDPEVLSYLKQENAYTDSVMSGGKKFEDELFAEIRGRVKEDDVSAPVRKGEYYYYERTLQGKEYAQHCRRLIPNAEGAPPSVYDTMPTGPDAPVEHVILDGNVKAEAHDYYVVAAFKVSPNNKLLAYAEDTKGDEIYTAYVIDAQTGAPVGNPLLGLTSYLEWAGDDSLVYITMDGILRPDKAWLHKLGTEQSRDSCLYHEKDETFSLDLQASESKRFLFVASESKNTRFNFCLDVSKPEDGLKVLTPRLDGIDTSVSHRGDHFFIRRRSDECFNSEIVACPLDNTSATTVLLPHRESVKIQDIQLFKDHLVVYEREKGLPKVTIYGLPDAGEPLKSLQGGHIVDFIDPIYLVERLESQFTSSILRFAYSSMKTPRSVYDYDMKAGISVLKKIEVVLGGFDASDYVTERKWVSAPDGTQIPLSIVYRKDLVKFDGSDPLVLYGYGSYEVCIDPSFKASRLSLLDRGFVYAIAHIRGGGEMGRQWYENGKFLKKKNTFTDFIACAEYLIENKYCSKEKLCIIGRSAGGLLIGAVLNMRPDLFKAAVAGVPFVDVLTTMLDPTIPLTTSEWEEWGDPRKEEFYFYMKSYSPVDNVKAQNYPDILVTAGLNDPRVMYSEPAKFVAKLRELKTDDNLLLFKCEFGAGHSSKSGRFEKLQEDAFTYAFIMKSLNMIPDLGYGEN, encoded by the exons ATGATGCATCAGCATCATCGTCTTGGTCTTGGCAAGCTCCTTAACCTTCTTCCCGTGGTGCTTTACCCTAACCAGTGTGCCGTCCGAACATCGATCCGGAAATCAACGGCGACGATGGCGACAGAGCCCATGCCTAAGCCTCCGTTGGCCAAGAAGGTGGAGCACGTGATGGAAATGTTCGGGGACGCGAGGATCGACAACTACTACTGGCTCCGCGATGACTCCCGCACCGATCCTGAGGTCCTCTCTTACCTCAAACAAGAGAATGCCTACACCGATTCTGTCATGTCCG GTGGCAAAAAGTTTGAAGATGAGCTGTTCGCGGAGATAAGAGGGCGGGTGAAGGAGGACGATGTGTCTGCCCCTGTGCGCAAAGGGGAATACTACTACTACGAGAGGACTTTGCAGGGGAAGGAGTACGCTCAGCATTGTCGGCGTCTTATACCCAATGCGGAGGGAGCCCCACCTTCCGTGTACGACACCATGCCCACAGGCCCTGATGCCCCCGTGGAGCATGTTATCTTGGATGGGAATGTCAAGGCTGAAGCTCATGATTATTATGTCGTTGCAGCTTTCAAGGTTAGTCccaataacaagctgttggccTATGCGGAAGACACCAAAGGAGATGAGATTTATACTGCCTACGTCATTGACGCTCAAACTGGGGCTCCTGTGGGCAACCCTCTTCTGGGTCTCACTTCCTATCTCGAATGGGCTGGTGACGACTCTTTAGTTTACATCACCATGGATGGAATTCTCCGTCCTGACAAG GCATGGTTGCATAAACTGGGAACAGAACAATCACGGGATTCCTGTCTTTATCACGAAAAGGATGAGACGTTTTCTCTTGATCTTCAAGCTTCTGAGAGCAAGAGGTTTTTGTTCGTTGCTTCTGAAAGTAAAAATACAAGGTTCAACTTCTGTCTTGATGTTTCAAAGCCTGAAGATGGGCTTAAAGTTCTAACACCTCGTCTAGATGGTATTGACACGTCAGTCAGCCATCGTGGAGATCATTTTTTTATTCGGAGGAGAAGCGACGAGTGTTTCAATTCAGAGATAGTAGCTTGTCCTCTGGATAATACATCTGCAACTACGGTTCTTCTTCCCCACAGGGAAAG CGTAAAAATTCAGGACATACAACTCTTTAAGGATCATCTAGTTGTATATGAGCGTGAAAAGGGCCTACCAAAAGTAACTATTTATGGCCTTCCAGATGCTGGAGAACCGCTTAAGAGTCTTCAAGGTGGTCATATTGTTGATTTTATTGATCCAATATACTTGGTGGAACGATTAGAGTCACAGTTTACTTCCAGCATTTTACGATTTGCCTATAGTTCAATGAAGACTCCTCGCTCGGTGTATGATTATGATATGAAGGCAGGCATTTCTGTTTTGAAGAAGATTGAAGTT GTGTTGGGGGGTTTTGATGCATCGGATTATGTTACTGAAAGAAAATGGGTCAGTGCTCCAGATGGCACTCAGATTCCTTTATCAATTGTTTATCGCAAGGATCTTGTGAAATTTGATGGGTCGGATCCATTGGTACTTTATGGCTATGGTTCTTATGAG GTATGCATAGATCCCAGTTTCAAGGCATCAAGGCTGTCTTTGTTAGATCGGGGTTTTGTTTATGCAATAGCTCACATTCGCGGAGGTGGTGAAATGGGGAGGCAGTGGTATGAGAATGGGAAgttcttgaagaaaaaaaatactttcaCTGATTTTATTGCTTGTGCTGAGTATTTAATAGAAAACAAGTACTGTTCGAAGGAAAAGTTGTGTATTATTGGAAGAAGTGCAGGAGGTTTGCTTATTGGTGCTGTTCTGAATATGAGGCCTGATTTGTTCAAGGCTGCTGTTGCTGGAGTACCTTTTGTAGATGTTCTGACTACAATGCTGGATCCAACTATCCCCCTTACTACTTCAGAGTGGGAG GAATGGGGTGACCCCCGAAAGGAAGAGTTCTACTTCTACATGAAGTCATATTCCCCTGTTGATAAT GTTAAGGCACAAAATTATCCTGACATTCTTGTAACAGCTGGTTTAAATG ATCCACGTGTTATGTATTCAGAACCTGCTAAGTTTGTGGCGAAACTGAGGGAACTGAAGACTGATGATAACCTGCTGTTGTTTAAGTGTGAATTTGGTGCTGGACATTCCTCGAAGTCAGGAAG ATTTGAGAAGCTTCAAGAAGATGCCTTCACGTATGCTTTTATAATGAAGTCTCTTAACATGATTCCTGACCTTGGATATGGGGAGAACTGA